A single window of Lysobacter oculi DNA harbors:
- a CDS encoding OmpA family protein, with product MANGDAAAANPHAAHMAMAADAGASSGDAAADATVVAGDAAAADALVTRGDARGADVYFASGSAQLPVEAGSALDGVIKSMQADSAAKAVVSGFHDASGNAEVNAELSKQRAQNVRDVMAAAGIDPARIDLEKPVVTTGSGDAASARRVEIRLR from the coding sequence ATGGCCAATGGCGATGCGGCGGCGGCCAACCCGCACGCGGCGCACATGGCGATGGCGGCGGATGCGGGCGCATCGTCCGGTGACGCCGCCGCTGATGCGACGGTGGTGGCGGGCGATGCGGCGGCGGCCGATGCCTTGGTCACCCGCGGCGATGCACGCGGCGCGGATGTCTACTTCGCCTCCGGCTCCGCGCAATTGCCGGTCGAAGCCGGCAGCGCGCTCGATGGCGTGATCAAGTCGATGCAGGCCGACAGCGCGGCGAAAGCCGTGGTCTCCGGCTTCCACGACGCCAGCGGCAACGCCGAAGTCAACGCCGAGCTGTCCAAGCAGCGCGCACAGAACGTCCGCGACGTGATGGCCGCCGCCGGCATCGACCCGGCCCGCATCGATCTGGAGAAGCCGGTCGTCACCACCGGCAGCGGCGATGCGGCGAGTGCGCGTCGTGTGGAGATCCGCTTGCGTTGA
- a CDS encoding DUF167 domain-containing protein produces the protein MRTLQLKVKPNARVQSLVEGDDGIWLASLKSPPIDGKANAELIALLAKHFGCRQADVTIKAGAGGRLKLVKIAD, from the coding sequence ATGCGCACGCTCCAGCTCAAGGTCAAGCCGAACGCCCGCGTGCAATCGCTGGTGGAAGGTGATGACGGCATCTGGCTGGCGTCGCTGAAATCGCCACCGATCGATGGCAAGGCGAACGCCGAACTCATCGCGCTGCTGGCGAAGCACTTCGGTTGCCGGCAGGCCGACGTGACCATCAAGGCCGGTGCCGGCGGGCGGCTGAAGCTCGTGAAAATCGCGGATTGA
- a CDS encoding DUF4136 domain-containing protein, whose protein sequence is MNIRSLKSLRVWFVAALALVVLAACATGPRVRTDYDPGANFAQYRTWGWYSPIAMEQSGYSSWISERIKANVQREMEARGYRYDAKSPDLKVNFQAVVQERSDVYSMPRSDIAWLYSYRARSYVAVPFWYDETTVSRYTEGTLTVDLVDAARNRMVWTGDAIGRVVRRNPEQRAADIDASVIAIFAKYPYSAGSGQPLPLPGR, encoded by the coding sequence ATGAACATCCGAAGCCTGAAATCTCTCCGCGTCTGGTTCGTCGCCGCGCTCGCGCTGGTCGTGCTGGCCGCCTGCGCCACCGGCCCGCGCGTACGCACCGACTACGACCCGGGCGCCAACTTCGCCCAGTACCGCACGTGGGGCTGGTACTCGCCCATCGCCATGGAACAGTCCGGTTATTCGAGCTGGATCAGCGAACGCATCAAGGCCAACGTGCAGCGCGAAATGGAAGCGCGCGGCTACCGCTACGACGCCAAATCGCCCGACCTCAAGGTCAATTTCCAGGCGGTGGTTCAGGAGCGCAGCGATGTCTATTCGATGCCGCGTTCGGACATCGCCTGGCTCTACAGCTATCGCGCCCGCAGCTACGTCGCGGTGCCGTTCTGGTACGACGAGACCACGGTGAGCCGTTACACCGAAGGCACGTTGACCGTGGATCTTGTCGATGCCGCCAGGAACCGCATGGTCTGGACGGGGGATGCGATCGGTCGCGTGGTGCGTCGCAATCCCGAGCAGCGCGCCGCCGACATCGATGCCTCGGTCATCGCGATCTTCGCCAAGTATCCGTACAGCGCCGGCAGTGGCCAGCCGCTGCCCCTGCCGGGTCGCTGA
- the ppa gene encoding inorganic diphosphatase, whose translation MGLDLVATGKNPPDEINVIIEIPKDAEPVKYEVDKASGAIFVDRILSTPMRYPCNYGYVPHTLCGDGDPADVLVILPLPLVPGSVIRCRPVGVLRMKDEAGSDEKLVAVPVTKTFAGYAHVEDISDVSSHWLERIGHFFEHYKDLEKDKWVKLDGWGDAAEAKQILLESIERYNASPEADKPKF comes from the coding sequence ATGGGCCTCGACCTCGTAGCAACCGGCAAGAACCCGCCCGACGAAATCAACGTGATCATCGAGATCCCGAAGGACGCGGAGCCGGTCAAGTACGAAGTGGACAAGGCCTCGGGCGCGATCTTCGTCGACCGCATCCTCTCCACCCCGATGCGCTACCCCTGCAACTACGGCTACGTCCCGCACACCCTGTGCGGCGATGGCGACCCGGCCGACGTGCTGGTGATCCTGCCGCTGCCGCTGGTGCCGGGCTCGGTGATCCGCTGCCGCCCCGTCGGCGTGCTGCGCATGAAGGACGAGGCCGGCAGCGACGAGAAGCTGGTCGCCGTGCCGGTCACCAAGACCTTTGCCGGCTACGCGCATGTCGAGGACATCAGCGATGTGTCGAGCCACTGGCTGGAGCGCATCGGCCACTTCTTCGAGCACTACAAGGACCTGGAGAAGGACAAGTGGGTCAAGCTCGATGGCTGGGGCGATGCCGCCGAAGCCAAGCAGATCCTGCTGGAGTCGATCGAGCGCTACAACGCATCGCCGGAAGCCGACAAGCCGAAGTTCTGA
- a CDS encoding FAD/NAD(P)-binding protein, whose translation MTEYASSPIAIIGNGYAALAVAQQLVKRGVAVRIIGPATRFGRGTAYGAVRPEHLLNVPAERMGWDADAPGDFADWLGLEGDARRAFLPRSRYGDYLLSRWDALVEAHGDRIEVIGQPVTGLQPDDAGWRITLADSRTLTSRDVVLALGNAEAPVAPDAANIVTQPWAAGALERIPADAPVLVLGSGLTMIDIASTLLLRGHHGGIHALSRRGLTPDLHPEPPLPPHAPSHELLHAFATQRLSRAVRLLRQASGQGIAPAALADGLRPHVATIWRGLKPATRARFLRHLRPWWDRMRHRVPGEVMQRLRDAEREGRFSLRAGRLIAHRDGVAEIQPRGTRERMRLPATWRVHATGWDGDAARLAAHPALHTLIAEGLAMPDPLGLGLACDAHGQLLGRDGPTSRLHLIGNLRRGECWESSAVPELRAQAAALAERLAPA comes from the coding sequence ATGACTGAATACGCCTCTTCGCCCATCGCGATCATCGGCAACGGCTACGCTGCGCTCGCTGTCGCGCAGCAGCTGGTCAAGCGTGGCGTGGCGGTGCGCATCATCGGGCCGGCGACCCGCTTCGGACGCGGCACGGCCTATGGCGCGGTGCGGCCGGAGCACCTGCTCAACGTGCCGGCCGAGCGGATGGGCTGGGATGCGGACGCACCGGGTGATTTCGCCGACTGGCTCGGGCTGGAGGGCGATGCACGACGCGCCTTCCTGCCGCGCTCCCGCTACGGCGACTACCTGTTGTCGCGTTGGGATGCGCTGGTGGAAGCACATGGCGACCGCATCGAAGTGATCGGGCAGCCGGTCACCGGCCTCCAGCCAGACGATGCCGGCTGGCGCATCACCCTCGCCGATAGCCGCACGCTGACTTCGCGCGATGTGGTGCTGGCGCTCGGCAATGCCGAAGCACCCGTCGCGCCCGACGCAGCCAACATCGTCACCCAGCCGTGGGCGGCCGGCGCGCTGGAGCGCATCCCCGCCGACGCGCCGGTGCTGGTCCTCGGCAGCGGCCTGACCATGATCGACATCGCCAGCACCCTGCTGCTGCGCGGTCACCATGGCGGCATCCACGCGCTCTCGCGGCGCGGGCTCACGCCGGACCTGCATCCGGAACCGCCGCTGCCGCCGCACGCGCCTTCGCATGAACTGCTGCACGCGTTCGCCACGCAACGGCTGTCCCGCGCCGTCCGCCTGCTTCGCCAAGCCAGCGGACAGGGCATCGCGCCCGCCGCGCTCGCCGATGGCCTGCGCCCGCACGTCGCCACGATCTGGCGCGGGCTGAAGCCGGCCACGCGTGCGCGTTTCCTGCGCCACCTGCGTCCGTGGTGGGACCGCATGCGGCATCGCGTACCGGGTGAGGTGATGCAGCGGCTGCGCGATGCGGAGCGCGAAGGCCGTTTCTCGCTGCGTGCCGGCCGGCTCATCGCGCATCGGGACGGCGTCGCGGAAATCCAGCCGCGCGGCACGCGGGAACGCATGCGGCTTCCCGCCACCTGGCGCGTCCATGCGACGGGCTGGGATGGCGATGCCGCCCGCCTCGCCGCGCATCCCGCCCTGCACACGCTGATCGCCGAAGGCCTGGCGATGCCCGACCCGCTCGGCCTCGGGCTGGCCTGCGACGCGCATGGCCAGCTGCTGGGGCGCGACGGCCCGACATCCCGCCTCCACCTGATCGGCAACCTGCGCCGTGGCGAATGCTGGGAGAGCAGCGCCGTGCCCGAGCTGCGCGCGCAGGCGGCGGCGTTGGCGGAGCGCCTGGCCCCGGCCTGA
- a CDS encoding DUF2846 domain-containing protein → MNHRKFSLLLAGALIAAMPAMAQDAAPAAAQAEAPATGTIGAPPEGKGQIVFFRPSKFTGGAIGFKVREGETELGKLRNGNYFVHAAEPGTHQYTVHSEAKDILTLEVEAGETYYVQGSITMGIMAGRPNLSPSDQATFDGLVGKLKPSKPL, encoded by the coding sequence ATGAACCACCGCAAGTTTTCGTTGCTCCTCGCCGGCGCCCTGATCGCCGCCATGCCGGCCATGGCACAGGACGCCGCGCCCGCCGCAGCGCAGGCGGAAGCGCCCGCCACCGGCACCATCGGCGCGCCGCCCGAGGGCAAGGGCCAGATCGTGTTCTTCCGCCCGTCGAAGTTCACCGGCGGCGCCATCGGCTTCAAGGTCCGCGAGGGCGAAACCGAGCTGGGCAAGCTGCGCAACGGCAATTACTTCGTGCATGCCGCCGAGCCGGGCACGCACCAGTACACCGTGCATTCCGAGGCCAAGGACATCCTGACCCTCGAAGTGGAAGCCGGCGAGACCTATTACGTCCAGGGCAGCATCACCATGGGCATCATGGCCGGCCGCCCGAATCTCTCGCCGTCCGACCAGGCCACCTTCGACGGCCTGGTGGGCAAGCTCAAGCCGTCCAAGCCGCTCTGA